The genomic segment GGAGAAGCAGGAGAAACAGGGGGGGCACGCGAGTGTTCCATAAAATATTCGCCATAGTAAAATCGGTTATCTCCCGGTATGGATTATTGCCGCCTGAAGAGTTAGCAGGTGGTTTCAATGTTGTCACCTTAGACGTAAACACAAAACAGGTGAGGGGATGTTCCATGACTATCGCGGGCAGGCGGCTCATCGCTTTGAATTCTTCGCTGTCCAATCAATATCGCAGGGGCGTGCTGCTTCATGAGGTCGGGCACTTCTTGTTGCACCCCGGCGTGAATCGTTTTTTCCTTGAACGGTCTACATTTTTCCAGCCTGGAAGGTATGAGACCGAAGCCGACCTGTTTGCCCTCACTTACCTTTTGCTTTGGAACAGGGATGGGTTTGAGGAGTGCGGTTATGACGTTTTCCGGTTCGCGGAGTGTTACGGTTTATCGCGCCGGGCGGCGGAGGTCGTTTATGGAGAGGTGGAAAAAAATATTTTTTCGTGAAAAACAAAAAGCGGTCAGCCCGAAAAAGGTGACCGCTTTAAGCGTTTTTTGCCCTGTAAGCCTTGGTATTTCTCGCTTTTTCGCGTAGGGTAGTGTCATGGGTGGTATAGGCACGCCGATGGAATGACCGCCGCCGAGAACAACCGACACCGTCGGTTTGGATATGCCGGCGATCATTTCGGCAATAGCCAGACCGGCTTCCACGTCACCGCCCACCGTGTTGAGCAGGATCAGCACCCCTTCCACCTCCGGCGACTGCTCCAGCGCCACCAGTTGAGGGATCATATGCTCATACTTGGTGGTTTTGTTTTGCGGCGGCAGAACCAGGTGGCCCTCGATCTGGCCTACGATAGTAAGACAGTGGATGTTGCTCTTTACCTCCGGCATCCCAACAGCGCCCATCTCCTTCATCGCTTCCATTGAACTTTTAGAATGACCGGTTACTTTAACCCGCTCCGGGTCGGCTTTCCGGTCGGGATTTTCAGGCTGATCCGGCTCCGGTTCCGGATCCACGTCCGGATCAGGCAAAGGCACAGTTTCCGGTTCCGGCACAATTTCCGACGTAAACAATAATTTTAACCCCCTCCATCATTTTAACTCTTTTTATTATGCTTTTAACAAAACAAAAATACACAGGCAATTGCCTGTGCCCGTGTATATATATTCTATTTTATTACAATGTGGGGGCTGTCCACCACAACGCCGTCAATGTCCCAGATAAAACCCACACTGATTGCCAATTTTATCACCTCTTTACGATTATTTCTTCACCCGGCCCTAAGAAATACTTTTTACCATAAATTTCTATATCAAACCCCGGATTCCTTGCTTTCGTCTTCACTATAAACACCTTTGTCGTGTCTTTTGTAACAGCAAGCTCGACAAGCGTCTTTTTAAACCAGAGCCGCAAAGCAAGCCGGCGCCACTGCCGGGGCAAAACCGGGTTTACTTTCAGCATGCCGTCCGGCAGCGCTATACCGGCAAAACCGTACCCGATAATCTGCCATACTCCGCCCAGGGCCGCCGCATGGATGCCGAGGTCCGTATTGCCGTACAGATCGACCAGGTCGGTCTTAGCCGCCTGGATAAAATAATCATAGGCCCTTTTCTCATCGCCCAGTTCAAGGGCAATTATGGCGTGGCTGGAAAGACTCAAGCTCGACTTGTGCGTCGTTCTTTTTATGTAATAATCGAAGTTTATTTTTTTTACGTCCGGCGAAAATTCACCTGAAAACAACTGCAAAAGCAGGATTACATCCGCCTGTTTGACCAGTTGCGTCTCTTTTACTTCAGCCAGGCTCACCCCGGCAGGCCAGACCGGCATGCCGTTCTTATCCAGTTCAGTTATGGTAACATCCTTTTTTTTAAAGTAGCCCTCAAACTCTTCAATCAGGCCGTCAGGTGAAACGAGAAAGACAATCCTTTCGGCCGTCTCCCGCCAGGCGTCGACTTCACTACCGCTCAGCCCGATTTTTTTAGCGATAAAATCAAGCCGGCGCGGACGGCTCTTTTGCAGGCGGTAATAGAGATCGGCCGCGTACCTCAAAACCCACCGGGCCAGGGCATTGGTATAAGAATTATTATCCACACACTCCTGAAACTCATTCGGGCCGATGACGCCCTTGATTTCATAGCACTCCCCGGTCCGGTCGTAAGAAACCCGGGAGGCCCAGAACCGGGCGGTTTCAAAAACCATTTCGGCGCCGTACCGCCACATGAAATCGTCATCGGCGGTGGCCCGGTGGTAAAGGGAAATGCCGTAAACTATATCGCCGGCGATGTGGTGCTCTCTCTTGGAAGTATGCACCGGTATTACCGTACCGTCAAAATTGACCCACGTCTGCGGCGTTTCGTCCCGGCCGCCGGCCGCCGATTCCCACGGCCACAGGGCGCCCCTGTAGCCCTGCGCCCGCGTCCCTTCCCGCGCTTGCGGCAGGCGGCGGTACCGGTACAGGAGGAAATTTTTCGCAACTTCCGGCTGGGTAAACACAAAAAGGGGAAGCACGAAGATTTCCGTATCCCAAAAAACATGCCCCTTGTACCACTCGCCCGACAGGGTCTTGGCTCCCACGCTCACATCTATGTCTGCCGGAGGAGCCGCCGCCAGCAGGTGGTAGATATTGAAGCGGACAGCCTTTTGCAAAAAACTATCCCCCTCGATTTCGACGCCGGAATGCCGCCACCTGTTTTCCCAGGCATGCACGTGCTTTTTAAACAGGTAAGCGAACCCCCGCCTTCCGGCAGTTCTTAGCTCGTCAAGACAGGCTTCCTTAACCCCCTGCTTTTTTTCGCGTGAAGTATACAGGGAAAGATACACGTCAAAGCGGTACTTCTTTCCCTTCCCGGCCTTAAAAGCACACTGCCTCCCGGCATAATCCTTCCCCATAAGGTTCTGCCACCCGGCCCGCGCTTTTAGCCTGGCAGCCTTCATGTCTAAAGCAGCGGCAATGCCCAGCGCAATCCCGTAGTCATTTGTCTTCGCTTCCAAATATACCGCTTCGCCCCCGGCTTCGAAAGCCTCCGCCCGCGTCACGGCATAATGCTTGATCGGACTTCCGACGGCCTGCCCCGCGTTTTCCGTCGTCCCGTCGATAATATGCCGCACAATCACCTGGACGTCACCATCCAGCGACCGGAAAGAAAAGGCCATTGCTCCCGCGTGCATGTCAGAAAGGCTGAAAAAGCGCACTGACTCGTACTCGTACCTTTTGTCCCCGTCTTTAAAAACCGTCCGCCTCCACAGGGCCGCTTTTTTTAAATCCAGTATGCGGTGGTGTTCAACAACCTCCATATCGTCCACGGAAAGCTTTCTACCGCCGGCACATATCTCCACCCGGACCGGGTTGGGCGCGTTTACAAGCTCGTAAGACTGTCCTGCGCCGCGGTCATATACGCCCGCAAAGTAAGTGCCCGCGCAACCTTTTTCGCACCCCTCCTCCAGAATTCCCCTCGACCCCAGGTAGCCGTTTCCCAGGGTGAATAC from the Dehalococcoidia bacterium genome contains:
- a CDS encoding ImmA/IrrE family metallo-endopeptidase is translated as MLLHIWGEKRGRSRRNRGGTRVFHKIFAIVKSVISRYGLLPPEELAGGFNVVTLDVNTKQVRGCSMTIAGRRLIALNSSLSNQYRRGVLLHEVGHFLLHPGVNRFFLERSTFFQPGRYETEADLFALTYLLLWNRDGFEECGYDVFRFAECYGLSRRAAEVVYGEVEKNIFS
- a CDS encoding glycoside hydrolase family 65 protein — protein: MLLRLSSDEGWTISGDSIETARMGFWETVFTLGNGYLGSRGILEEGCEKGCAGTYFAGVYDRGAGQSYELVNAPNPVRVEICAGGRKLSVDDMEVVEHHRILDLKKAALWRRTVFKDGDKRYEYESVRFFSLSDMHAGAMAFSFRSLDGDVQVIVRHIIDGTTENAGQAVGSPIKHYAVTRAEAFEAGGEAVYLEAKTNDYGIALGIAAALDMKAARLKARAGWQNLMGKDYAGRQCAFKAGKGKKYRFDVYLSLYTSREKKQGVKEACLDELRTAGRRGFAYLFKKHVHAWENRWRHSGVEIEGDSFLQKAVRFNIYHLLAAAPPADIDVSVGAKTLSGEWYKGHVFWDTEIFVLPLFVFTQPEVAKNFLLYRYRRLPQAREGTRAQGYRGALWPWESAAGGRDETPQTWVNFDGTVIPVHTSKREHHIAGDIVYGISLYHRATADDDFMWRYGAEMVFETARFWASRVSYDRTGECYEIKGVIGPNEFQECVDNNSYTNALARWVLRYAADLYYRLQKSRPRRLDFIAKKIGLSGSEVDAWRETAERIVFLVSPDGLIEEFEGYFKKKDVTITELDKNGMPVWPAGVSLAEVKETQLVKQADVILLLQLFSGEFSPDVKKINFDYYIKRTTHKSSLSLSSHAIIALELGDEKRAYDYFIQAAKTDLVDLYGNTDLGIHAAALGGVWQIIGYGFAGIALPDGMLKVNPVLPRQWRRLALRLWFKKTLVELAVTKDTTKVFIVKTKARNPGFDIEIYGKKYFLGPGEEIIVKR